A stretch of Lathyrus oleraceus cultivar Zhongwan6 chromosome 6, CAAS_Psat_ZW6_1.0, whole genome shotgun sequence DNA encodes these proteins:
- the LOC127092927 gene encoding transcription factor bHLH139 — MEPTQLISQEWDSLSGQYTAEEADFMTQFLGGNYSCFPSNANFMCFPQGSSSSTDHSDDIFSTVTASNGPYLCDPATHIDSLSMFFSPQYLDDSLIKQINYEGIDHERSCLEPGKLAHAPDNNLQAKREHEMMFVSEEDRTENMENPAKRFRSSNASMELNEGTCHEVSNLCRKSRARNGPATDSQSIYARRRRERINERLRILQTLVPNGTKVDISTMLEEAVQYVKFLQLQIKVLSSDDMWMYAPIAYNGINIGLDLSFS; from the exons TGGAACCCACCCAATTGATTTCTCAAGAGTGGGATTCTCTTAGTGGACAGTACACAGCTGAAGAAGCTGATTTCATGACTCAGTTCCTTGGTGGAAACTATTCATGTTTTCCTTCTAATGCTAACTTTATGTGTTTCCCCCAAGGGAGTAGCTCAAGCACAGATCATAGTGATGATATCTTTTCTACAGTCACAGCAAGTAATGGACCATACTTATGTGATCCGGCAACTCACATTGATTCATTGTCCATGTTTTTTAGTCCACAATATTTGGATGATAGCTTAATCAAACAGATAAACTATGAAGGCATTGATCATGAAAGGTCATGTTTAGAGCCAGGGAAACTGGCTCATGCTCCTGACAACAATTTGCAAGCTAAGAGGGAGCATGAAATGATGTTTGTTTCAGAAGAGGATAGAACCGAAAACATGGAGAATCCTGCAAAAAGATTTAGGAGCTCAAATGCTTCCATGGAGCTAAATGAGGGAACATGTCATGAAGTGTCGAATTTATGTAGAAAATCAAGAGCAAGAAATGGTCCTGCAACTGATTCTCAAAGCATTTATGCAAGA AGGAGAAGAGAAAGAATAAATGAAAGATTGAGAATCTTGCAGACCCTTGTCCCTAATGGAACCAAGGTGGACATTAGCACCATGCTTGAGGAAGCTGTTCAATATGTCAAGTTTTTGCAGCTTCAAATTAAG GTTCTGAGTTCTGATGATATGTGGATGTATGCTCCAATAGCTTACAATGGAATCAACATTGGATTAGACCTCAGCTTTTCTTAA